One genomic window of Erinaceus europaeus chromosome 7, mEriEur2.1, whole genome shotgun sequence includes the following:
- the CAPZA3 gene encoding F-actin-capping protein subunit alpha-3, translating to MSLTVLSKKEKERVIRRLLIQAPPGEFVNAFDDLCLLIRDEKLMHHQGECAGHQHCQKYSVPLCLDGNPVLLSHHNVVGDYRFFDHQSKLSFKFDLLQNQLRDIQSHGIIRNETEYLRAVVLCALKLYVNDHYPTGNCNVLRKTVKNKEFLIACIEDHNYESRDNWNGLWKSKWIFQVNPFLTQVTGRIFVQAHFFKFVNLHIEISKDLKESLEIVNQAQLALHFARLVEEQENKFQVAVLEELQELSNEALRKILRRDLPVTRTLIDWQRILSDLNLVMYPKLGYVIYSRSVLCNWII from the coding sequence ATGTCGCTTACTGTTCTgagtaaaaaggagaaagaaagagtaatcCGCAGATTGTTGATACAGGCTCCTCCTGGAGAATTTGTCAATGCCTTTGACGATCTCTGCCTGCTTATTCGTGATGAAAAACTTATGCACCATCAAGGTGAGTGTGCAGGACACCAACACTGTCAAAAATACTCTGTACCACTCTGCCTCGATGGAAATCCAGTACTACTGTCTCATCACAATGTAGTTGGTGATTACCGATTTTTTGACCACCAAAGCAAACTTTCTTTCAAATTTGACCTACTCCAAAACCAGCTGAGAGACATCCAAAGTCATGGTATCATTCGGAATGAGACAGAATACTTGAGAGCTGTTGTTCTGTGTGCCTTAAAATTGTACGTGAATGACCACTATCCAACAGGAAACTGCAATGTTCTGAGAAAAACTGTGAAAAACAAGGAGTTCTTGATAGCTTGCATTGAAGATCACAACTATGAATCAAGAGATAACTGGAATGGTCTTTGGAAATCTAAATGGATTTTCCAAGTGAATCCATTTTTAACTCAAGTAACAGGAAGAATTTTTGTGCAAGCTCACTTCTTCAAGTTTGTCAATCTTCATATTGAAATCTCAAAGGACTTGAAAGAAAGCTTGGAAATAGTTAACCAAGCTCAGCTGGCTCTACATTTTGCAAGGCTTGTAGAAGAGCAAGAGAACAAATTTCAAGTTGCAGTCTTAGAAGAACTACAGGAGTTATCAAATGAAGCCTTGAGAAAAATTCTACGCAGAGATCTGCCAGTGACCCGCACTCTTATTGATTGGCAGAGGATACTGTCTGACTTGAATCTGGTGATGTATCCTAAGTTAGGATATGTCATCTATTCAAGAAGTGTGTTATGCAACTGGATAATATAA